One Microbacterium trichothecenolyticum DNA window includes the following coding sequences:
- a CDS encoding bifunctional methylenetetrahydrofolate dehydrogenase/methenyltetrahydrofolate cyclohydrolase: MTATILDGKAASAAIKAELAERVAALRERGIVPGIATVLVGADPASQLYVGMKHKQSEAIGMNSIQVELPAESTQDEVEAVIDRLNADPACHGYIVQLPLPKHLDTDAILERIDPAKDADGLHPTNLGRLVLNVNAPITTPLPCTPRGVIELLLRNDYDLKGKEVVVVGRGVTIGRSIGLLLTRREINATVTLTHTGTTDLAKHLRQADVIVAAAGVKHIVRAEDVKPGAAVLDVGVTRETDPETGKARVFGDVHPDVAEVAGFVSPNPGGVGPMTVALLMTNVVEAAERASA; this comes from the coding sequence ATGACGGCGACGATTCTCGACGGAAAGGCCGCGTCGGCGGCCATCAAGGCGGAGCTCGCGGAACGCGTCGCGGCGCTGCGCGAACGAGGCATCGTGCCCGGCATCGCGACCGTGCTCGTCGGCGCCGACCCCGCCTCGCAGCTGTACGTGGGGATGAAGCACAAGCAGTCCGAGGCGATCGGCATGAACTCCATCCAGGTCGAGCTGCCCGCCGAGTCCACGCAGGACGAGGTCGAGGCCGTCATCGACCGGCTCAACGCCGACCCCGCATGCCACGGCTACATCGTGCAGCTGCCTCTGCCGAAGCATCTCGACACCGACGCGATCCTCGAGCGCATCGACCCGGCGAAGGATGCCGACGGCCTGCACCCCACGAACCTCGGGCGCCTGGTGCTCAACGTCAACGCCCCGATCACGACCCCGCTGCCTTGTACTCCGCGCGGCGTGATCGAACTGCTGTTGCGCAACGACTACGACCTGAAGGGCAAAGAGGTCGTCGTCGTAGGCCGAGGCGTGACGATCGGCCGCTCGATCGGTCTGCTGCTGACCCGCCGCGAGATCAACGCCACCGTCACTCTCACGCATACAGGCACCACCGACCTCGCGAAGCACCTGCGTCAGGCCGACGTGATCGTCGCCGCGGCCGGGGTGAAGCACATCGTGCGCGCCGAAGACGTCAAGCCCGGTGCCGCCGTGCTCGACGTGGGTGTGACGCGCGAGACCGACCCCGAGACCGGCAAGGCCCGCGTCTTCGGCGATGTGCACCCCGATGTGGCGGAGGTCGCGGGGTTCGTCTCGCCCAACCCGGGCGGAGTGGGGCCGATGACCGTCGCGCTGCTCATGACGAACGTCGTCGAGGCGGCCGAGCGCGCATCCGCCTGA